In a genomic window of Chaetodon auriga isolate fChaAug3 chromosome 1, fChaAug3.hap1, whole genome shotgun sequence:
- the mthfs gene encoding 5-formyltetrahydrofolate cyclo-ligase isoform X1: MAAVRAAKQALRKEIKRRVAAVSDEEKRRQSVVVSQKLFRHPKYVSCKQIAVFVSMGDEVSTEEIIKDVFKQGKRCYIPRYESSSNHMDMLKLNSQQDIETMPLTSWNIRQPAEDDNSREEALAAGGLDLILMPGLGFDRSGNRLGRGKGFYDTYLERCMKHPKGKPYTIALAFKEQLCQEIPVDDNDVLIDEVLYEDDE; encoded by the exons ATGGCCGCCGTGCGTGCAGCAAAGCAGGCTTTGAGGAAAGAAATAAAGCGACGGGTTGCAGCGGTGAGTGACGAGGAGAAACGACGACAGTCTGTGGTGGTTTCACAGAAG ctgttcagACACCCCAAGTATGTGTCCTGTAAGCAGATTGCAGTGTTTGTCAGCATGGGTGATGAAGTGAGCACTGAGGAAATCATCAAAGACGTGTTTAAACAGGGCAAAAGGTGCTACATTCCCAGATACGAGAGCAGCAGCAACCATATGGACATGTTGAAGCTCAACAGTCAGCAGGACATCGAGACGATGCCTCTGACGTCCTGGAACATCCGACAGCCCGCTGAAGAtgacaacagcagagaggaagcactGGCTGCTG GAGGTCTGGACCTGATCTTGATGCCAGGCCTGGGTTTTGACCGGTCTGGGAATCGGTTGGGGCGAGGGAAAGGCTTCTATGACACCTACTTGGAGCGTTGCATGAAACACCCCAAAGGAAAGCCCTACACCATCGCCTTGGCCTTCAAAGAGCAGCTGTGTCAGGAAATTCCTGTGGACGACAATGATGTGCTCATAGACGAAGTCTTGTATGAGGATGATGAGTAG
- the mthfs gene encoding 5-formyltetrahydrofolate cyclo-ligase isoform X2 — protein MGDEVSTEEIIKDVFKQGKRCYIPRYESSSNHMDMLKLNSQQDIETMPLTSWNIRQPAEDDNSREEALAAGGLDLILMPGLGFDRSGNRLGRGKGFYDTYLERCMKHPKGKPYTIALAFKEQLCQEIPVDDNDVLIDEVLYEDDE, from the exons ATGGGTGATGAAGTGAGCACTGAGGAAATCATCAAAGACGTGTTTAAACAGGGCAAAAGGTGCTACATTCCCAGATACGAGAGCAGCAGCAACCATATGGACATGTTGAAGCTCAACAGTCAGCAGGACATCGAGACGATGCCTCTGACGTCCTGGAACATCCGACAGCCCGCTGAAGAtgacaacagcagagaggaagcactGGCTGCTG GAGGTCTGGACCTGATCTTGATGCCAGGCCTGGGTTTTGACCGGTCTGGGAATCGGTTGGGGCGAGGGAAAGGCTTCTATGACACCTACTTGGAGCGTTGCATGAAACACCCCAAAGGAAAGCCCTACACCATCGCCTTGGCCTTCAAAGAGCAGCTGTGTCAGGAAATTCCTGTGGACGACAATGATGTGCTCATAGACGAAGTCTTGTATGAGGATGATGAGTAG